CGGGTGGCCATCCGGAGCGACCGCGATGTCGGTGTCAACATCAGGCGCGCCGGCGAGGACATCCGCAAGGGTGCCACGGTCCTCGACGCCGGCGCCGAGCTCGGAGCGGCGGAGTTGGGCGTGCTGGCGTCGATGGCAGTGGCGCATCCGCTGGTCTTCCGGCGCCCGATCGTCGGCATTCTCGGTGGTGGCGACGAGATCGTGGATGTCGATCAACCGGACGAGATCCTGAGCGGCCGGAAGATCGCGAGCTCCAACAGTCACTCCCTCCATGCCCTCATCCGACTGGCCGGCGGGGTGCCCCTGCCACTCGGAATTGCGCGCGACACACTGGAAAGCGTGCGGACGCACCTGGCCCGGGCGCCTGAATGCGACCTCCTGGTCACCACCGCCGGTATCAGCGTCGGCGAGCACGACCACCTTCGCGATGCGGTGGCTGGGCTGGGTGGTGCTATTGATTTCTGGAAGCTCCGGATGCGGCCGGGGGCCCCGGTCGGCTTCGGGCGGGTGCTCGGCATCCCGTGGATCGGGCTCCCGGGCAATCCGGTGAGCGCGATGGTGACCTTCGAACTCTTCGTCCGTCCCGCTATCCGTGCGATGGCAGGGCATGGCCTGCCCTTCCGGCGCACCATCCCGGTACGGATGGCCGAGGCGATCACTTTGCGCCCGACACTGCAGCACTTCCTGCGGGCGGTCGTCACCGAAACTCCCACGGGGCCGGAAGCGAAGCTGACTGGCCCGCAGGGCTCCGGTATTCTCACCTCGATGGTGCGTGCCAACGCGCTGCTGGTGGTGGCCGAGGGACGCCATGAGACCAAGGTCGGTGAACTCGTCCCGGCGCTGGTCCTGCAGGATCCGGTGCACCGGGCCGAACCGGGCTTCTGAATGGGCGTCCACACTCCGGAGGTGTGGTTCAGCTTCACCGCCCTGATTGCCGCGCTGCTGATCCTCGATCTCGGCGTCCTCAACCGGCGCTCCCACGTCCTCACCTTCAAGGAGGCGATCGGCTGGAGCGGCGGACTGATCACGATCGCGTTGCTCTTCGGCGCCTTCCTCTGGCTCCAGGAAGGCACCAAGCCGGCACTGGAATACTATGCCGGGTACGTGATCGAGCTCTCGCTGAGTGTCGACAATCTCTTCGTCTTTCTCCTGATCTTTCAGTACTTCGCCGTGCCCGCCGAGCTGCAACCGCGGATCCTCAAGTGGGGCATCCTCGGTGCCCTGGTGCTGCGCGGCATGATGATCGGCCTCGGCGCGCTCCTCCTGGTCGAGTTTCACTGGATCATCTACGTCTTCGGCGGCATCCTGGTCCTGACCGGTGTGCGGATGTTTCGGGGCTCGGAGGCCCGGATCGAGCCGGGGCGCAATCCGCTGGTCCGGATGGCCCGACGCATCATCCCGATGACCGACGACTATGACGGCCAGCAGTTCCTGACCCGCACCCGCGCCGGCTGGATGGCCACGCCACTGCTGCTGGTGCTGCTCATGGTGGAGTGGTCGGATCTCGTCTTCGCCATCGACAGCATCCCCGCCATCTTTGCCGTGACCCGTGATCCCTTCATCGTATACAGCTCCAACGTCTTCGCGGTGCTCGGACTGCGCGCCCTGTACTTCGTGCTGGCCGGCATGATGGACCGGTTTGAGTACCTCAAGCCGGGCGTCGCCGCCATCCTCGTGTTCGTCGGGGTCAAGATGCTCATCAACGGAGTCCTTCCCGTGCCGATTGGGCTTTCGCTCGGCGTTATCCTGGCGATTCTTGTCGTTTCTGTCGTCATCTCGATGCGTAAGACCCGGATCGCCGCCGCGGAGCGGGGATGACCGCCATGCTCTTCGAAGACACCACCGTCCTGATCACCGGCGCCTCGAGCGGCATCGGCGCGGCCTTTGCCAACGAACTGGCCCCGACCGGCGCACGGCTCGTCCTCGCGGGCCGCGACCAGGTGCGACTTGAGGCCGTGGCCACCAGGGCACGACAGCACGGCGCTCCCGTGGTGACCATTGGGCTGGACTTGGCGGCACCCGGAGGGATCTCGGCGCTGCTGCAACGACTCGACGTCGATGGCGTCACGGTGGACCACCTGATCAACAACGCCGGGGCGGGCGTCGTGGGGCGCGCCGTCCGGACGCCAGTGGAAGCCCAGCTGAAGGTGATCGACCTGAACGTGCACGCCGCCACGGAGCTCGCCCTGCGGCTGCTGCCGGGGATGGTGGAGCGGCGACGGGGAGGCGTGCTGAACATTGCCAGCATTGCCGCCTTCCAGGGGATGCCCGGGCTCGCAGTCTACGCGGCGACCAAGGCGTACGTGCTCGCATGGAGCGAGGCACTCAACTTCGAATTGCGTGGCACGGGGGTCCGATGCGCCTGCCTCTGCCCCGGGCCGGTCGACTCGCGCTTCTTTGACGCGGCGGGGATGCGAAAGCCCCCGGCCATCTTTTCGATGCGGTCACCCGTGGCGGTGGCGCGCGCCGGGCTCCGCGCCTACAAAAGGAACGCCAGCCACAGCATGTCCGGGTCGGTGCCAAGAGTCCTCGCCTGGCTCACCCGCCTGACCCCACGGCGAATCAACGCCGCGGTCGCCAGCGGCTTCTCCAGGCCGAGGAAGACACCATGAGCAGCTGGATCGGACGGCTGGCCAGCGGGCTCTCCCTGGATCGCCGCGAAGTCCGGGCGTGGATGCTCTACGACTGGGCCAACTCGGCGATGTACGTCGTCATCGTCACCGCCATCTTCCCGATCTTCTTCACCGCGGTCGCCGCCAGCGGGATGCCCCCGTCGGAGGCGACCTCCAGGTTCAGCATTGCCACGACAATCGGCCTGACCATCATCGCGGTGCTGTCACCAATTCTGGGAGCCATCGCCGACCACTCGGCCACGAAGAAGAAACTGCTCGCGGCGTTCCTGGTCTTCGGCGCAAGCGCCGTGGCGGCCATGTTCTTCATTCAGCGCGGGGAGTGGCTGTTCGCGGCGGGGTTGTTCATCTTGGCCAACATCGGCGTCAACGGGAGCTTCGTGTTCTACGACTCCCTCCTCCCGCACGTGGCCGCGCCCGAGGAGATGGACCGGGTCTCGACCGCGGGATACGCCCTCGGCTACCTGGGGGGCGGGCTCTTTCTCCTGGCCTGCCTGGCCATTGTGATGGCCCCGGCGGCCTTTGGCCTCCCCGCCGGCGACGGGCTTACCCCCAGCCAGGCGACGCTGCCCACGCGCCTGACCTTTGTCCTCACGGCGCTCTGGTGGGCAGGCTTCAGCATTCCTCTGTTCCGGCACGTGCCCGAGCCGCCCGGTCGCGCCCTGGACGCCGAGGAGGCCCGACTGGGCGCGATACGCGCGTCCTTCCGGCGCCTCGGAGCCACGTTTCGAAAGCTGCGGGGCTATCGGCAGGCCTTCCTGCTGCTGCTGGCGTTCCTGATCTACAACGACGGCGTCGGCACCATCATCCGGATGGCCGCCATCTACGGGGCAGAGATCGGCATTACCCGCACCACCATGATCGCGGCCATCGCCCTCGTGCAGTTCGTCGGTGTCCCCTTCGCGTACCTGTTCGGCGCGCTGGCAAAGCGGGTCGGCACCCGCCCGGCCATCTTCGTCGGCCTGGCCACGTACCTGGGGATCAGCGTGCTGGGGTATTTCATGCGCAGTGACCGGGACTTCATCCTGCTGGCTGTGCTGGTGGGGATGGTGCAGGGAGGGGTCCAGGCGCTCAGTCGCTCGCTCTTCGCGAGCATGGTGCCGCGCCATCTCTCGGGAGAGTTCTTCGGGTTCTTTGCCGTGTTCGAGAAGTTTGCAGGGATACTCGGGCCGGCCATGTTCTCGGTGGCGATCCTGGCGACCGGCTCAAGCCGGGCGGCCCTGCTCTCGGTGGTGGTGTTCTTCCTGGTGGGCGGCGCCCTGCTGGCAAAGGTGGACGTCGGCGAGGGCCAGCGGATTGCCCGGGACGAGGAGGCGGCGGTCGCCTAGTCCTGCGGACCGACTACCCGGTTGCGGCCGCCGTCCTTGGCAGCAAACAACCGCTGGTCCGCCACCTCGAGCAGCTCGACCGGGTCGGTGCCGTCGTCCGGCAAGGATGCGATGCCCGCGCTCAGGGTGATCTGCGCGGTCAGGTCGTGGCGCGGAATCGCGAACTCGGCCCGGGCCACCGCCAACCGCAGCTGTTCCATCTTCTCGAACGCCGCCCCCGGGCTGGTCTCGGGCAGCAGGACCACGAACTCATCCCCGCCGTACCGCGCCACGATATCCGTGGCGCGCAGCCCCTTCAACAGCGTGTCGGCGAGGACCCGGAGTGCCACGTCGCCGCTCGCGTGGCCGTAGCGATCGTTGAAGTTCTTGTAACGATCCAGGTCGAGCAGGGCCACCGCCAGCGGGTGGCCATGCCGGCGGGCGCGTGCCACTTCCGCCTGGTAGCGGGTCTCGAAGTACCCGCGATTCAGGAGGCCGGTCAGGCGATCGAGCGCCGAGAGGTGGCGGAGCTGGCGGGAGCGGTCCACGATGGCCGTGGCGAGGACACCAGACGTGGCGAGGAGAATGAGGCGGCCGATCTGGTCGCCCCAGCTCACCATCCCGTAGGTGAACGGGGCGTACCGGAGGTCGTTCAGGTCCCAGAGCAGCCCCGCCGCCACAACGACCGCCGCGTACTGCACCACCGCCAACGCACCGGTCACGATGCAGATGCGCGTGTCATACCGGAGGCTGGAGGCGCCGATCGAGAAGAAGTAGACGCTGTACATGATGCGGCTGTTCACCGCCACGTGCGGGGTGCCCATGGCCAGGAAGGCCACCAGGGTGGCGGTGACGAAGGTGACATCCACCGCGCTGGTCATGAAGCCCAGCCATGGCCGATAAAACCCCCGGCGCACCACTCCCCAGATCACCACCGCGAAGACCAGCGCCGCCAGCGTTGCCACCAGGCCGACCCACGCCTCGATGAGATAGGGCGTGGCGATGACGTTGTAGATCGGGATGAGCAGGACCAGCGACACCAGCGCAATGCGCACCTTCGCCACTAGGAGCTCGCCGTGGGCCCCGGCATCGATGAGCATCGGATCGGGCGCGGCCCAGAGCCGGTCACGGGCTGTCTCCTGGGCGAAATCGTTCGCCGCCAGCCCCATGAAATCCCGCTTGCGGTTCGACATCAGCTACATCACCCGGTAGCGGGGGCCGCTGCCGCCTTCGCGCGGCGTCCAGCGCGGACCGAGGATGTCCGTTGCCTTGCAATCGATGCAGTTGGGCGGGTTCACGCGCAGCTCGTCGCCGTCGCGTTCGTACACCCCCGCCGGACAGAGATGGACATAGAAGTCCGCCACCTCGGCACTGATGTCCGGCCCGACCAGCAGGTGGCTGGGAATGGTATCGCGGGTCGCGTTGCCGGACTTGAAGACCGCATCAAGCTTGCTGAATGTCAGCACCCCATCCGGCACCAGCGTCGTCTCGCCCCCGTCGGCTCTCGGCGCATCGGCGTCGGCGTGCATGGAGATCCTGCCTCCGGGAAACCGTCCCCGGGTCAGTGTCATCAATCCCGCCTTTGCCGCCCCCATCAGGAATCCATCCTTGAAGGCAAGACGCATGTTGCGCGTCTTGTAGAGATCGTCGCGGATATAGCTCGCGTCGACCATCCGGTCGGACTCGGCAAGCGCCGCCGCTGAGGTATCGCCCTGCTTCAACGCGGCAAAGATGGCGCGGGCCGCATAGATCCCCGACTGCATGGCGTAGTGCACGCCCTTGAGCGAGGGCACGTCGACGTATCCCGCGGCATCGCCGACAATCACCAGCCCATCGCCGGTGCGCCGACTCGGCAGGGCGTGGAAGCCACCCTCGGGAATCGTCTTGGCACCCCATTCGACCAGCTCGCCGCCGTCAAGAATTTCGCGGAAAAGGGGATGGAGTTTCATGCGCTGCAGCAGGGTGTGGACATCAAGCTTCGCGTTGCCGTAGTCAAGCCCCGCCACGAGGCCGATCGACACCTGGTCGGGGCCCTGGGGATAGCACCAGCTGCCGCCGAACACATCGCTGGGGAGCGGCCACCCCATGGTGTGGATGACCCGATCGAGCGGCCGCGCCACCTTCCACACTTCCTTCACCCCGAGGGCGAAGATCTGCGGATTGGGCGAGGTCACGCCCTGCCAGGTGCACCACGCCTGCGAGAGGGCGCCGCGCGTGCCCTCGGAGAGCACCGTCACCCGCGCCGTCAGGTCCGTCGGCTCCGCGTAGTCGCTCCCCGGCGTGCCATCCCGGTTGAGACCGCTCGGCGTGGTGCGGACGCCGCAGACCGCCTTCTCCTTGACGAGCAGCGCGTCCACCGGGAACCCGGTAAAGACGTTGACGCCCAGTTCCTCCGCCTTCTGACCGAGCCAGCGCACCATTTCAGAAATGGAGGCGGAATAGTTGCCGGTGTTGTGCATGGTCGGCGGCGTCGGAATGCGGCGGGACGCGCCTTCGGTGAGGAAATAGACCGCCTCCGCGTCCACCCGCTGGCGGAAGGGAAAGTCGGCATCGGTCAGGTCGGGGAAGAGCTCCCGGAATGCCCGGGGATTCACGACGGCACCCGAGAGGTTGTGCTCGCCGAGGCCCGCGGCCTTTTCCAGGACACCGATGTTCAACTCGCCGAGCCCGCCTCCGGCCTCCTGATCGGCCTTGGCCAGGCGGGCGAGTTCGATGGCGCCGGCCAGCCCGGCGGGCCCGGCGCCGACAAACAGCACATCCATCTCGATGGCTTCCGCACCCGGCGCTTCATCGAGAAGGAGCTTCCCGAACGGCAGCGCTTGCTGATGGCGACTGGGCAGGATGGAGGACACGGCGGAAGCTCCTTGGATTGCGGTCGACGGCAATGGCAGAGAGAATATAACCTGCGGGGCGACCACATCATCCTGACGGGGAGGCGTACCATGGCTCGACGGACGGCGGCGCGCGACCCGTGGGTGTGGGGTCAGGCGCTCCTCGGGATCCTGGTGATCTTCGGAGTGCCCTGGGCCGCGGGTCTGCTCGGGCTGCCGGCTCCCGGCACCGCCTGGCGCCTGCTGGGCGGCCTCATGACCGCCGCCGCAGTCCTCGGGATGGCCTTCGGGGCGCTGACCCTCGGCCCGAACCTCACCCCGGCCACCGAGCCCCTTCCCGGCGCGCGACTGGTGACCCGCGGGATCTACCGGCTCGTGCGCCACCCCATCTATCTCAGCGTCTCCCTGGCGCTCGCCGGCTACGCCACGATTCGCGCCGGCGGGTGGGCCGGTGCGACGGTGCTCGTCGTCGCCCTTGCGTACTTCGAGCAGAAGGCGCGTGTGGAAGAAGCCTGGCTGCGCACCCGCGTCCAGGGGTATCAGGAGTACGCGGCCCGGGTCCCCCGCCTCATTCCGGGTGGCTGGCACTGACCGGTCACACAAACGGGCCGCGCTGGAGATTTCAGGCGGCCCGTCCGTGTGTCCTTTCGCACCTCGCTAGCTGCCCGCTCGCGCCTTCTTCACTTCCTCGGTGAGCTTGGGCACCACTTCAAACAAGTCGCCCACGATGCCGTAGTCGGCCAGCTTGAAGATCGGGGCGTCCTTGTCCTTGTTGATCGCCACGATCGTCTTGGAGGTTCGCATGCCGGCCAGATGCTGGATGGCGCCGGAAATGCCCACCGCGACATACAGGTCCGGGCTCACGATGCGCCCGGTCTGACCGATCTGGGTGGAGGGATCCCGCCATCCGTCGTCGGTGACGGCCCGTGTGGCACCGACGGCGGCGTTGCCGAACGCGGCGGCCAGCTCCTCCATCAACGCGAAGTTGGCGGCCTCGCGCAGCCCCCGGCCGCCGGCCACGACCACCGGCGCGTCGGCCAGGTCCAGCTGCGCGTCACCGCTCCCACCCACCTTCGTGACCACCACCCGCGCCGACGCCGGATCGAGCGCCGGCTCGGCCTGCTGCACACGCGCGGTCCGGTCGGCGTCGGTTGCGAGCACCGCTCCGGGCCGCAAGGTGACGACGGCCGGCGTACCGGCCAATCGCACCGTGGTGACGATCTTGCCGATATGCGTCGGGTGCTGGCCAATCAGCACATCGCCCTCGAAGGCAAAGCTGGTCAGGTCCGATGCCATGCTGACGCCAAGCGTGGCGGCGACCCGCGGGGCGAGGTCGCGCCCCTCGGCGGAGGCGGCGAAGAAGGCGCCGCGGTACCCACCGCTCTTCACCTGCGCGGCCGCCGTGGCCGCGAACACCTCGGGGCTGTACCGCGCGAGGTCGGCGTGCTCCACGACCACCACGACATCCGCGCCGGCACGGCCCAGGGCCTCGGCCTTGGCGCCGATCCCCGGCGCGCCAATCAGCAGGGCGTGCACCTCGCCGCCGCCGGTGGCGTCCGCCGCCTGCCGCGCGGCGCTGACGGTTTCGAGTGCAACCTTGCGAAGCGCGCCGCCCCGCGACTCGGCGAATGCAAACATGTTGGCCATCAGAGCACCTTCGCTTCGGTCTGGAGAAGCCGGATGAGTTCCGGCACCGCGTCCGCGCCCTCGCCGATGATCCGACCGGGCGGGCGGTCCGGTGGCAGGGCGATGACGTCCACGGTCAGGTTGGCCGCACCCAACTGCGCCGGCTTGACCTCGAGCGGCTTCTTCTTGGCGGCCATGATCCCCTTGAGCGAGGGAAGCCGAGGCCGGCCGAGCCCTTCGTCGATGGTGATGATGGCCGGCAGCGGAAACTCCACCGTCTCGCTGGCGCCTTCGAGCTGGCGCTCGGCGGTGCCGCGCCCATCCGCGACGTCGAGCTTCGAGATGGCGGTGACGCACGGCAGGCCCATGAGGTGAGCCGTCATCGGCCCGACGGTCTGGTTGGCACTGTCGGTGGCCATCCGGCCAAAGAGGATCAGGTCGTAGCCGCCCTCCTTGAGCTCGGCGGCCAGGGCGGCGGCAATCGCCATCCCGTCGAAGGGCACTTCCGCGGCGTCGAGCTGGATGGCGCGGTGGGCGCCCATGCCCAGCGCCTTGCGGAGGGTCTCCTGCACGGCGGCGGGGCCAACCGAGACCACCACCACCTCGCCCGCACCCTGACTCTCCACCAGTCGCAGCCCCGCCTCCACGGCGTACCCGTCGAAGTCGGCGATGTCGAACTTGAGGCCGGCGGGATCCAGCGCCTTGCCATCGGCCCCGATGGCGAAGCGCAGGTCCATGTCCGGCACCCGCTTGATGCACACGGCGATTTTCACGTCAACTCCCTGCGTGCGAATTCGTTGCTAGAACGCTGGCAGGCCGGTGACGGCCTGTCCGAGGATGAGGGTGTGCATGTCGTGCGTCCCCTCGTAGGTATAGACCGACTCGAGGTTGGCCATGTGCCGCATCGAGTGGTACTCCACCAGGATGCCGTTGGCGCCGAGCAGGCGACGCGCCTCGCGCGCCGCCTCACAGGCCATGTTGATGTTGTTGCGCTTGGCGAGCGAGACCTGGTCCGGCGTCATGGTGCCGCGGTCCTTGAGGCGGCCGAGCTGCAGCGTGAGCAGCTGCGCCTTGGTAATCTCGGTGAGCATCTCCGCCAGGCGGGACTGCTGCAACTGCGTCTGCCCGATCGGCTTCCCGAACATGATGCGTTCCTTGGAGTAGCTCAGCGCCTCGTCGTAACAGGCCATCGCCGCGCCGATGCCGCCCCACGCGATGCCGTAGCGCGCCTGCGTGAGGCACATGAGCGGGCTCTTGATCCCGCCCGACTTGGGCAGGATGGCGTCCTTGGGGACGAGGCAGTCCTGCAGCACGATTTCGCTGGTGTCGCTCGCGCGGAGGGAGAGCTTCCCCTTCTGGTCCTTGGCGGTGTAGCCCTTGGTGCTGGCCGGCACGATGAAGCCGCGGATCGACTTCACGTCATCGATCCCGCCCGTCTTGGCCCAGATGATCGAGACCGTGGCCTGGGAGCCGTTGGTGATCCACATCTTGGCGCCGTTCAGCAGCCACCCGTCCTTCGTCTCCCTGGCGGTGGTGATCATCCCGCCGGGATTGGAACCGTAGTCGGGCTCGGTCAGGCCGAAACAGCCGATGTCTTCGCCGGAGGCGAGCCGGGGCAGCCAATACTTCTTCTGCTCCTCGGAGCCGAAGGTGAAGATGGGGTACATCACCAGCGCCCCCTGCACCGAGGCAAAGGAACGAATCCCGCTGTCTCCCCGCTCCAGCTCCTGCATGATGAGGCCGTACGACACGTTGTTGAGCCCGGCGCAGCCATACTCCTCGGGGAGGTTGGCGCCGAGGACGCCCAGCTCCGCCATGCCGGGAATCAGCTGCTTCGGAAACTCGCCCTCGACGTAGGCGTCCCCGATGACCGGCATCAGGTGCTCCTCGACCCAGGCGCGCACGGTGTCCCGCACCGCGCGCTCCTCCTCGGAAAGCAGGCTGTCGACGTCGTAGAAATCCACTCCCGCAAATGCGTTCGCCATTGGTACGTGCCTCTGGGAATCCTGTTGAATGTCAGTCTATCGTGCGCCGCGGGCCCCCGTGGCCCAGGGATCGCCGCGCGCTGGGTTCGATGCCCACCGCGCGCGCCTTCCGGCGGAAAACTGTTCCATGATCGACTGGCAGGGCCGACTCCGCCTGCCACTGATGCACCATCTCATGCAACACGGTCTGTTCCACCTCCGCCCATCCATGCTTCAGGTGCGCCCGGCTCACCGCAATTTCCAGCGACTTGCCGCTCCTGGCATCCACCGCCAGTTCGCCGAGCCGGGTGCGCATGCGGCTCGAGAGCCGGAAATGGATGACCGGCAGTTCCCCGCCGAAGTGCTCGTCATTCAGCCGCCGGTGCATGGCCGCCAGCCGCGCCAGGACGGCGTCGTCGCCGGCCCGGGGGCGCTCCACTCCTCGCCTGCTTGGCCGGGCCGGCGGGGCGTGGACCTCGACCGGGAAGGTCAGGAACTCGCGCTCGGCGCTGCGGCGGGTGGCGCGGCGCGTGCCCGGCCGCACGTACTTCACGATGGCGGACAGGACGCGGTCTGGCGCCCAGGCGTAACCGCGGTGCACCCGGAGCACCCCCTGCGCCGTCACGCTGAGCAGCACCGTCCGGTTGGTGTGCGTCGCGAATCCCCGGAACGGCGGCATCCCCAGCGCATCCAGCCGACGGCGGAGTACCGCCTCGGCGGTCTCAGGCGACGCGGCCTGCCCCCACAACCCCATGGCGCTCCCCTGCCCGAGCAAACGTGTGACGGTCCGACGCGCGGAATTCGTCCCCTTCGCGATCCCAGCGCCAGTGTTCCACCTGCACGGCATCCGGATCGATGCGCAGGACATTGAACACCGAGGGACGCTTGCCGCGGGTCCGATCGCTGAGCGTGCTCGCCGTGCTGATGACGGTGCCCCTCGGCAGCTGCCCTGCCCCCTCCTGGTGGTCGTGCCCGCAGAGCACCACGTCGGCTCCAGTGGCGTCGAGTCGCCGCTGGGCGCTGGCCCAGTGCGCCAGGCCCATCCGCTGGCTGATCTCGCCCCGCAGGACGTTGTGGTGCATCACCACGACCTTGGCCGCGTCCGCCGGTTCGGCGGCGAAGAGCTCGGTGAGCCGATCGGTCTCCGACTTCGGTATGTGACCCTTCACTGTCAGGTCCCGCTGGTTCCAGGTCAGGGAACCGGCGGCCAGTCCGTGCGCCGACAGGGCGCCGGCCACGACGAGCCCCGGCAGCCGGAGTACCGGCGTCAGCTCTTCGCCGAGGTACGTCCGATACTTCTCGTACAGCACCCGCCGCCCGAAGATCCCAAAAGGGCTCTTCCACCACTCGACGTCGTGGTTGCCAGGCACCAGGAGCGTCGGCGCCGTCTTCTGCATCGCTTCCAGGAAGGCGAGCCCGCGCTGGTACTCCCCGTGCCGCCCCCGCTGGCTGATGTCGCCGGAAACAAGGACGGCATCCGGCGCGAGCTGCGGCACCAGCTTTTCCACCGCACGGATCTGCGCCAGCTCAACCGGCCGACCAAAGTGCAGGTCGGAAAGGTGGACAAGGGTGACGTTGGTCACCAGGAGGCCCGGATCTGGTAGGTGATGGTCGTTTCGCCCTTGGCGGGAACCGCGACCTTGAACCGCACCCGCGTACTCGACACCCGGTCGGCCGGCACCGAGCTCGTCACCACGGCCCAGTCGCCGCCGCGCTCCTCGTACACGTCGACCGTGGCCGACGAATCGGTCGCGTTCGCCACGGTGACGCGGTAGTCGGCCGTGGCGGTGGACTTGCCGTTCTTGTCTCGGGTGATCGCGTAGGTGGTCTGGGTGCGCTTGGCGGTGAAGTCGAAGGCGGTACCGGCGTCGAGTTCCAGCGGCTGACCGGCAGCGGTGTGGCCGAGGGAGGACTCCCCGATGAGTTGCAGCCGCCCGCCGTTGTCCTTCTGGTAGATCCGCGCAACGCCACCCGGCACCGGCGTGTCGCCGAACGGGGTCTTGAGCGCCCGGGTTACCACGTACGTCACCGCGACCGGCACCTGCTGCTCGTCGCCGTACTGCGGGAGGCCGCCCCAGTACGGGAGACCGGACTGGACGACAAGCCGCTTCACGACCGGTGCGGTGGTCGGATCGAACAACGCCACGAGCGAGGTCTCACCCGGGCGAATCGTGACGCGTCCCGGAACGGTGTAGAGGTGGGCTTCGCCGACCTGTTCGTCCTTGGCTGCGGCACCTTCGTAGGACATGGCCGCCATTGCAGGAGCGCGCCTGGCCTGCGGCGCCGAGCCGACGTCGCCCGCCATCAGCTGCAATTCCGCATCAGCCACGTTGATCGTGCTCGACTCGATGACCGCATTGCCCGCCACGCGCGCATCCTTGCCGCCCAGAATCACCTGGTAGCTCGCCTGCCAGCCGGCGCCACTCGTGAAGTACGCCAGTCCGAGCGACGGAAGCGCCTTCGCACTGGTGAGGGAGAGCTTCAGCGTCGGCTCCACGATCACGACGTCGGCCGGAAACCGCGGCACGCCAGGCATCTGGAATCCGATGGTGCCGTCCGCGTAGCGATACCGATCCGGGTCCACTGCCAGGAGCGTGGTACGGACGGTGTCCCCCGTCCCGGTTCCCCGCATAAAGAGGATCTCCCGGCCGACGGCGCGCCGCAGGATGCTCGCCCCGTCGGTGCCGCCATCGTAGGTGGCACCGAGCAGGCTCACCGCCGGATCGAGCGGGAACATCGTGGACGGGTCGAGGGTTCCGAGGGTCACCCGCTGTTCCGACGCCCCCTTCGGAATGGCGATCGGCAGGGTGCGCCGTACCATCACTCGGCCGGAGTTGTAGATGGTCAGGCCGGTCTGGGCTGAGAGCGGGAGCGCCGTGGCGACGAGCAGTGCCGTCGCCGCCGAGATGCTGCGGATAGTGGTCATCGGGGGAGGTACTCCATGGCAATGCGACTCACGATGCGGCGCAGGAGGATGTAGGTGGCGGCGACCGCGATGGCGCCATAGATGCGGCCCAGCACCGGCTCGGCCGGCACCCGGAACCAGACATAGAGCCCCATGAGCGCCGTGCCCGCGAGGGCCACGCGGCCGGCGAGGCGGTTGGCCCGACCCTGCCGGACGGCGTGGCAGTCGGGGCAGTCGGTGCCCCACTTGAGGCCGAACACCCGCTTGCCGCAGGTGAGGCAGGGAACCTCAGGCGATCCGCCGGACAACCGCATCGCCGAACTCCGTGGTCGTGGCGGTCCCGCCGAGATCGCGGGTGCGCACCGTGTCGTGCTCGATGACCTGGGCCACCGCAGCCCGGACCCTGTCCCCTGCCTCGACCTCGCCGAGATGGTCGAGCATCATCGCGCCGGCGAGAATGAGCGCGGAGGGGTTGGCGATGTTCTTGCCCGCGATGTCGGGGGCACTGCCGTGCACCGCCTCAAAGACGGCGGCGCGGGCGCCGATATTCCCGCCCGGCGCCAGGCCCAGCCCGCCGATCAGTCCGGCTGCCAGGTCGCTCAGGATGTCGCCGAACATATTGGTGGTGACCATCACGTCGAACTGCTCGGGACGG
The DNA window shown above is from Gemmatimonadales bacterium and carries:
- a CDS encoding electron-transfer flavoprotein:ubiquinone oxidoreductase; translation: MSSILPSRHQQALPFGKLLLDEAPGAEAIEMDVLFVGAGPAGLAGAIELARLAKADQEAGGGLGELNIGVLEKAAGLGEHNLSGAVVNPRAFRELFPDLTDADFPFRQRVDAEAVYFLTEGASRRIPTPPTMHNTGNYSASISEMVRWLGQKAEELGVNVFTGFPVDALLVKEKAVCGVRTTPSGLNRDGTPGSDYAEPTDLTARVTVLSEGTRGALSQAWCTWQGVTSPNPQIFALGVKEVWKVARPLDRVIHTMGWPLPSDVFGGSWCYPQGPDQVSIGLVAGLDYGNAKLDVHTLLQRMKLHPLFREILDGGELVEWGAKTIPEGGFHALPSRRTGDGLVIVGDAAGYVDVPSLKGVHYAMQSGIYAARAIFAALKQGDTSAAALAESDRMVDASYIRDDLYKTRNMRLAFKDGFLMGAAKAGLMTLTRGRFPGGRISMHADADAPRADGGETTLVPDGVLTFSKLDAVFKSGNATRDTIPSHLLVGPDISAEVADFYVHLCPAGVYERDGDELRVNPPNCIDCKATDILGPRWTPREGGSGPRYRVM
- a CDS encoding isoprenylcysteine carboxylmethyltransferase family protein, yielding MARRTAARDPWVWGQALLGILVIFGVPWAAGLLGLPAPGTAWRLLGGLMTAAAVLGMAFGALTLGPNLTPATEPLPGARLVTRGIYRLVRHPIYLSVSLALAGYATIRAGGWAGATVLVVALAYFEQKARVEEAWLRTRVQGYQEYAARVPRLIPGGWH
- a CDS encoding electron transfer flavoprotein subunit alpha/FixB family protein; translation: MANMFAFAESRGGALRKVALETVSAARQAADATGGGEVHALLIGAPGIGAKAEALGRAGADVVVVVEHADLARYSPEVFAATAAAQVKSGGYRGAFFAASAEGRDLAPRVAATLGVSMASDLTSFAFEGDVLIGQHPTHIGKIVTTVRLAGTPAVVTLRPGAVLATDADRTARVQQAEPALDPASARVVVTKVGGSGDAQLDLADAPVVVAGGRGLREAANFALMEELAAAFGNAAVGATRAVTDDGWRDPSTQIGQTGRIVSPDLYVAVGISGAIQHLAGMRTSKTIVAINKDKDAPIFKLADYGIVGDLFEVVPKLTEEVKKARAGS
- a CDS encoding electron transfer flavoprotein subunit beta/FixA family protein — encoded protein: MKIAVCIKRVPDMDLRFAIGADGKALDPAGLKFDIADFDGYAVEAGLRLVESQGAGEVVVVSVGPAAVQETLRKALGMGAHRAIQLDAAEVPFDGMAIAAALAAELKEGGYDLILFGRMATDSANQTVGPMTAHLMGLPCVTAISKLDVADGRGTAERQLEGASETVEFPLPAIITIDEGLGRPRLPSLKGIMAAKKKPLEVKPAQLGAANLTVDVIALPPDRPPGRIIGEGADAVPELIRLLQTEAKVL
- a CDS encoding acyl-CoA dehydrogenase family protein, with the translated sequence MANAFAGVDFYDVDSLLSEEERAVRDTVRAWVEEHLMPVIGDAYVEGEFPKQLIPGMAELGVLGANLPEEYGCAGLNNVSYGLIMQELERGDSGIRSFASVQGALVMYPIFTFGSEEQKKYWLPRLASGEDIGCFGLTEPDYGSNPGGMITTARETKDGWLLNGAKMWITNGSQATVSIIWAKTGGIDDVKSIRGFIVPASTKGYTAKDQKGKLSLRASDTSEIVLQDCLVPKDAILPKSGGIKSPLMCLTQARYGIAWGGIGAAMACYDEALSYSKERIMFGKPIGQTQLQQSRLAEMLTEITKAQLLTLQLGRLKDRGTMTPDQVSLAKRNNINMACEAAREARRLLGANGILVEYHSMRHMANLESVYTYEGTHDMHTLILGQAVTGLPAF